A genome region from Methanobacterium subterraneum includes the following:
- a CDS encoding energy-coupling factor ABC transporter permease has product MHLPDGLLTLWQAAIYWILTIVFMAVYMYKLSKTEEKEKIIVNTSILAAVTIAASSISIPSPFGVPIHLFLIPLVVIILGPLSGVTVAFLCFLLQFFILGMGGITSLGANVVTMGIVMSFTTYYFYKFTAELDDRLSIFSGTFMGIIMATIAQVLIMLVAGVATLEVLIATLLPFYLFVGVIEGVINVFIILSLFKLKPELAQVEQI; this is encoded by the coding sequence TTGCATTTACCTGATGGTCTGTTAACATTGTGGCAGGCTGCAATCTACTGGATTTTAACCATTGTCTTTATGGCAGTGTACATGTACAAACTTTCAAAAACCGAGGAAAAGGAAAAAATAATCGTAAACACTTCCATCCTGGCAGCAGTAACTATAGCTGCATCATCAATATCCATACCCTCACCATTCGGGGTTCCCATACACCTATTCCTAATACCACTGGTGGTGATTATATTAGGGCCTCTAAGTGGGGTTACAGTGGCGTTTTTATGTTTCCTACTACAGTTTTTCATACTGGGAATGGGAGGTATCACCTCTTTAGGTGCCAATGTAGTGACCATGGGAATTGTGATGAGTTTTACAACCTACTACTTCTACAAATTCACAGCTGAACTGGATGATCGGCTGAGCATATTCTCGGGAACCTTCATGGGAATCATCATGGCCACCATAGCCCAGGTTCTAATAATGTTAGTGGCAGGTGTTGCCACTCTGGAAGTTTTAATAGCCACTCTTTTGCCGTTTTATCTATTTGTAGGGGTGATAGAAGGTGTTATAAATGTTTTCATCATCCTGTCACTATTTAAACTAAAACCAGAACTGGCACAGGTGGAACAAATTTAA